ACCGGTGCCCGAATCATACGACGCGACGATTGGCGTGCCGGACGTGTCTACCGCAAGAACTTCGTCGCTACCGTCAAGGAGATTCGTGATCGTCGCGGTGGCCGATTGGAGAACGAGATTGTTAGTGGTTGCCAACTGGAAGGGTGCTTGAAGTTTATCACCCGCCGAGACGACGGATGTGGCAGATGTCGATGCGTCGATCCGAATGATCTCGTTGTCGGTGTCGTCCGACACCAGGAAGTTGCCATTCCAGTCGCGTGTGATTCCCAGAATGCCGCTGTTGAGATCGCCGCCCGACGCGAACGTGCTCTGAGCAAAAGTGTTCGGATCGATCTGAATGATTTCACCTGCGGTGGTATCCACCACAAAAATCTGCCCGTTGTCATCGACGGTGATTCCCCACAGGTTGTTCAGGCCGGTCGCGATTGTCGTGGTTGCGAGTGTATTGGCGTCGATCCGAGTGACCGTCCCGTTCATCGACGCGGCTAGGATGTTGCCATTGGCTTCAAGGGCCAGACCGTGCACATGTGGGATCGAACTGTTGATCGTTGTTGCAACACCTGTGTTCGGATCGACCCGCGAGATGCCGGTATGTCGGCCCACGATGATGTTGCCGTCAGCCTCGACAACGATCGAGTGCCCGCCATCCAAACCAGCGTTGCCCGCAATGCTGGTATCCGAGACCAGAGTCTGCGCGCCCGTAACCGGATCAACCCGTACGATCTCGAAGTAATCATGGTCGAACGTGAGAAGTGAACCATCCGAATCGATCGTCAGACCTTGAATTGCGTCGAAGTTGTTGCCCTGTGAAACAACGGCTTGCGTACCGCTTGAGGGATCGATGCGGATCAAATCGCCAAGAGAATCGGCCAGGAAGATCGAACCAGGTGCGGCCGCATCCGGATCACTCACCTCGAGATTGGAATCAACGATGGATACGGCCCCACCGTCTTCAGTAAAGGTCGCATTAAAGTCGATACCCCCGTCCATTCCATTCAAGTCGACCGTGGGAGCGTCGTTGACTGGCGTGATGTGCAGCGTGACCGTGGCCGTGTCTGTATTGCCTTCGCCGTCATCCGCTTGATAGACGAACGTGTCGGTAAAGTTCTCACTGCCGTCGTGGGTGTAAGCGAAAGTGCCATCGGGATTCAGAGCGAAAGTACCAGTGTCGAATGATGGTCCGCTGATCAAAGTGACCGACAAAGGATCACCGTCAGGATCCGAATCATTGGCCGCCACACCATCATCGCTGGAATCCCCTGCGGTCGTGGTTCCATCGGCATCAGTCGTTGCTAGTGTGCCTCCCTCGAGCAGATTGTATTCGTCGTTGTCAGCGTTTGGCGGTTGATTGGCGACAACGTTGATCGTCACATCGAGAAATGAACTTGCACCCGGTGAACCGTTGTCTTGGGCTTTGAATCGAAGAAAAGTAGGTCCCGACGTTGCGGGAGTCCAGTTGAACACGCTGCTCACCGAACCTTGTCCACTGGTGGAAGCAAAACTGGATCCGGCCGGAATGGCCACAGGAGTTAAGTCGATGGTCTGGCCGGCCGAATCTGTCGCAGACACCGTGAAGCTCACCGGCTGTCCCACGCCAATGGTCTGGTTCGCCACGGGCGTAAACACGGGAGGCTGATTACCTGCGCCTACGGTGATTGAGATGGTCTCTTCGTCAAAAAGATTGGGTATTCCATCGTCGGTCGCTCGGAAGACAATTCCTGTAAACAGATTGTTGGACTGAGCGGGCGAGGGAGTCCAATCGAACTCGCCCGTGACTGGATTAAACGTCGCCCCCGCAGGCATGAAACTTGCCGAATACGTAAGCAGGTCGCCTGCGTCTGCATCCGAACCGCTGATCGTGAAATTGATGTTGGTTTCGTTCGGTGTCGTTCGGTTGCCGATGGGGTTGAGCACCGGCTGCGTGTTGGCGCCCGTGACCGTGATTTGAACTTGTTCACTGTCAATGATCGGGGTGGCGACATTATCGAAGGCCTCAACGTTTAAGGTATATGTACCGACGTCCGCTGGGCCGGGGGTCCACGAAAAAGTACTGGAGACGCTGTTATTCGGAGCGGGTGTGGCGGGTCCGGTGATCTCGGGAAAGGACGATCCTGAGGGCAGACCTTGAGCGCGAACGGTCAGGCTATCCCCGTCGGGGTCTGTCGCCGATGCTTGAAAAGTCAATGTCTGACCGACGGCCACAACTTGCGAGCCGATGGGTGCCAGAACCGGTGCGTTGGGATTTGGGACGCCGCTGCCCGGGTCCTGCACAACAAACAGGACCTCGCGTTCGCTGTAGGCTCCAGACGCATCAGTCACACGTACCTTGTAAGCCCAGCGGCCAAGCGCCAGTGCGGCTGTCTCTGCTCCAGAGAGACTCACGTTTCCAAATTGGTCGAGGTCGAGCCCTGGGACCGCGGTGTTCGGATCGTTTCCGCCCACCAAAAATTCGTAATTGACCGGACTGCCATCCGGGTCGACCGCGTTGAGGTTTTGATTGTAAGCGTTTCCCTGCGCGACGATATCGATCGTGGCAGAGCGGACGGTCGGGCTCGCGGACGTAGTGCCCGGACCATCCCAAACCACTCTTGTAGAAAGGTTCCATCCGCTGCCGAAATTATTGCCGTTCGCAACCCAGCAGCACGAACTCCAGTTGGAAACAAAATCAGCCGGGGTTGGACCAAGATTTCTGGTGAAGGTCTGCCTCCTGATCGCAAAGCCGTCGCCACCTTGCTCCGCCCCTGTCGCGACGATTGCCGAGCTGGACTGGCTCCAACCGCTGAAACTCGCAGAACTGACCGATCCATCCCGCCAAACCGTAAACACCTCCATTTCCGCCCGACCATTTGCATCAACCGTCCAGGTGAGGGAACCGCCGCGGTAGTGGCTGAGTGTGATCTGAGGATTGACGGACTCGAGAAGGTTCGTCGCCTCGATTGGTCCGGTCGAAAACTCCAGGTCCCAATTGCCTCCGAGCACCGGCGATCCCGTCAAATCAGTTGAAGCGGCCACATCGGCCCCGGTGGCACTCGCGACCGCTTGTACAAAGCTGTCGCCGTCGACGCCTGCAACGTTGCATCCCCACAACAGGATGTCGCCGTCCACCGACAACGTGGCACCGATCGCGGCGAGCTCGTCGCTGTAGTTTGAGAGATTTGCCTCGTTCAAAACGATGTTGCCCAAGGGCGAAACCTCGCCGACGTCTCCGTGGGAGATGATGTTGATGGCTGCCACGTCTTCGCGACCCTGCAAATAGTCAGCGATCTGAACGAGCCCATCACTGTTGGTGTCCAAAACTACCACTTCGTCCGCGGAGGCCTGAAGAGCCTGGGGAACAGAGTCTTCTTGCCAGACGGACGGGTCGACAAACACAATTTGGTCGGCTGCTAGCAGGTGCCGGTTCTCCAGTGACTCCACCAGCATTCGACGCCTTCTGGTTGCTGCGGTGCGTCGTCGCTGCCGCGATGGCTTTTGCTGCGATGCTGAAAACCAAGATTTACGGCGGTTGCTGCGTTGGAAGCGGGACATCGTCACTCCTTGCTCGGACAGATGATGGTGGATCGGCCGCGGCCTGCGGCGACGGGCGGGTCAAGGCCGACAACGTGGGGGGAACGCGACTTCATTCGCACACCCCACAGGGGTGGTTGCAGCAAACCTACCACAGCCCGATTGGGGGTGCAACAATCTTAATCGTGGGGGAAACGAAGCGTTTCTGAGAGGCCCGTCGCCAACCAGCCGCCATCACGATTCAAATAGGGAATGCGACTTTTTCTGGGCACGCGCGACATCTTCCGGGCACGCGTGCCATCGGGCGGCACGCTCGAAAACACTGCCCGTTGCACCTAGAATTCGCTGGCCTGATCTGCACCACTTCGGCGTCTACAGAGGCCCGGTGTCTGGTTGCAGCTCCACAAACACACCGACCTGGTCGCCCGGCGGCGGCCGGTCCCCGTACAGCATCAGAGCACCTTCCCCAGCGAGCCAGCGTCGGTCGATTAAACGCAGCGGGCGGTCCACGTCATGAGAACTGGCCTGGCGACCGACGCCTTGGCTGAGCACTTTGTGCGCGCCTTGGAAAACCCCGATGTGTTCCTGCGGCAAGGACGTCGCCAAACGGTTCGTCCGGTCACCGGAACGGACAATCACCGCGATTTTCCACTGCTGGTCTTTCGGATCGGGAGCGATCTCCACATTGATCACCGACTCGCCCGGCGAAACCGGCATCGCGGCATACCACCGCGGTCCCGCCGTCCCTTCGGGCCACACCGTGCTATAGGCCAGCCGATAAGCACGATCGTCTGGCATGGGATCCGGGATCCGCACGCGCAACCGATAGGTCAACGGTCGGTACGTGGGAATGGTGATAGCGGCCAGCTCGTTATCGAATCGACGCGGCAGGTAGCCGACCTCTTGTCGTAGTTCCTCGAGCTCCGCGCGCAACTGCGATAGCCGCGTCGCGTAGCCGGTGACGCCGATCAATAACGCCACGATCGTCACCAGGCCGATCAACTCACGCAAACTGATTCGCATCAACCGTCGTCCCCCATCCGCGTGAAACCTTTCCCTTCGCTCAAACCCCCAACCACCATTTCCCGACGGCCAGCCAGAACGGCACCATGACGATGCCGAAGATTGACGTCGACAGGATGACTCGCATCGACGTCACTGTGTCACGATCATACAGCCGGACAAGGACGATCGGGAAAATGGCCGCCGGCATCGCCGCCTGCAGCATCAAGACCTGCTGCATTTGCACCGTCCGGGCCAGAAACGTGGCCACGGCTAGAATCGCCACCGGCATGACCAGCTGTCGAAACCCGACCGCACAAGCGATCGTGCGGATCGCTCCTCCCCAGTCGGCGTCTTTCAAAAAGTCGATGATCAGGGCCCCCGAAAGCATCAGCCCCAGCGGCACCGAACAACTGCCCAGCTTCTCGGTCGCCAATAAGATCGGCTGAGGCACAAAGTCGACCCAACCGGTTCGCTTCAATGTCATCGCGACCACCACCGCGACAAGCGGCGGGCTGATCAGTGATCGCCACCAGTGCCGCTGCTGCCCGCGGCCACCGCTGATGATCGCGACGCCCACGCTCCAAAGAGCCAAATCCACGCCGACGTTGTGCAGGATCAAATCGACCATGGCGTCGGGATAAAAGCGTTCGGCCAGGGGCAGCGGGATGTAACCGTAATTGCAAATGCCCACGCCCAGGGCAAACGCGCTGCGGCTGGACGCATCTTTCAGCCCCATCCATCCGCCCAACAGGCGTGCCAGCCCCAAGCCCAACAGGAATCCGATGACAGTGATCGTGAATCCGAACAGCGGCGGTGTCCACGTATCCAACAGCGATGCGATCCGGTCGCCACTTAAAATACGGTCGAAAAACAGAGCCGGCAGCAAGACCTTGGCCGTCAGATTGGCCAACGACCGGTCCGCGTTGGGCGTCAACCAGCCGGCACGGCGACAGGACGCTCCCAACGCGACGACCAGAAAGACGCCCAACACGCTCATGAAAATCTGGTACGTGTCGGCGATCATCAAACGAGGTTCATCAGTGCGGGGGCAGGGGCGGCCGAGGGACAACCAAACAACCTGAAAACACGGGGGCCGATCGACGATTCACTCGCCAGATCGGCCGCGGCGACACACCGTCACCCAAGACCGGTCGACTGACAAGCGGTCGACGCTTTACGCCCGTTTTCGGCCCTTGGATGCCGGGTGGACGGCATTCAAATCGGCTTGTCACCCGCAGATGGCCGCTGGGACCGGCCGACCGAGCGGACTCGCGGCGGCGGCGGCGTGGGCCCCTCGGTTTCGGCCGATCACAGCCGGAAAAACCGGCCCCACCGATGACGGGATCTTCTTCGCCGACCTGGAGTGCGGCTTTGACTGGCCCGCCGGCCGCAATAGAATGGGGGCGTGTGACGAAAACGACGTCACGCATAGCCCCCGACACAACGGTTCTGGAGGTGTTCGCGACGGGCCCGGCGCAGTTCTTCTGCGTTCGGGTGGCTGCCGATCGACCTACCCGCTTTCGCCGGTCGTGAGCGAGGGGATGGCTCTCTTGATTGAAGCTTCCTGCGCCACCTTAATTTTCACAGAGGCGAAAAACAGATGTTTGATTTTGTGCACCAGGGAATCTCCCTGGCTTTCATGGGCATGCCGGGCGGCAGCGAATTGTTCATCATTTTGCTGATCATCCTGGTCCTATTCGGCGGTGCGAAGCTGCCCAGCCTGATGCGAAACCTTGGCCGCAGCGCCAACGAATTCAAAAAGGGCATGAGTGAAACGGCCGAGGACGACGGCGAAGCGGGAACCGACAATTCGGCTGAGAAAGCCTGAAATGTTCGGTTTGAGCCCGTTTTCGCTGATCCTGATCGCGATCATTGCGATCATGTTGTTCGGCAGCGATTTGCCCGAAGTGGCACGCAAATTTGGGTCTCGGTATCGTGAATTCCGTCGTTCCATCAATGACGTCCAGCAACAGTTCCGCGAAATCCAGCGGGAAACCAGCGACGCGTTGAAGGTCGACACGTCCGACGATCACCGTCGGGCCGAAGTGGATGACGAGGAAGAAGACGAACCGCAGGCGCCGCGATTCACGCCGCCCAGCTGACACGTCGTCGGCCGCCCAAGCGACTTCCGATGGCCCGAACTGCCAAGCCGTCCGCCGATGCAACAGTCATCGGTGGACGGCTTTTTTCGTGCGCATCGCGATATCGAAACTTCGGAGACACAGGCGAAGTGGCTGAAAGCTCGCCGCCGACTCCCAAACGCTCCTCATCGCGGGGTGGTCCCGTCGTCATTCGGAGACAACGTCTATCCGGAAAGAGGTTCGATTCGCCGCTGCGATTGGATCTGGCGAACGCCGGGTTTGACCGGGCGAAAGCGGAGCCGGGGGAACCCTGTGCACACGTGGTCTTTCTGTGCATGACGATGCAAGCGTTGGCGACATTCCCCGACGGCGGTCTGATCGCCTTTATGGCCGGAGACACGTTACCGGCCGATCACCACGTGTCCCCCTCGTCTCGGCGACAAACGTTGACTCCGCAAGACCGCCAGAGCGACGGAAACTCGCCGGACAACCGCTGGGCGGAGCCCTGGATCTCGATGGCCAGACCGGCGCGGTAGAGCCTGAGGAAAGAAATCGGGCGAATTGCTGGAGCGATGCGGGTCACCGCGACGAAGAACTGTCTCCATCGGCACGCTGCTGCGTGTCGGGCAGAAGGCGGAAAACACGGGAAAAAGCCCGTCGATACCGGGCCGAAACGCGTGCGGGAAAAGAATTCTTAGAAAATTCCCCAAAGCCTATTGCGGCGACGCGAAGTCACCGATATCTTTCCGCCTCACTTGAACGGCAACCACTTGTTCGCCAAGAACAAGCAGCCCGGTGAAGGCCGCCAAACGCGGCGAAAAGCTTTCAGCTTTTTTTCACCAAAGGGCTTGACGGTCGCCGGCTGATCCGCAAAACTCTGCGGATCGCATTTTCGCCTTCAGCACTCGCTGAGGTGAAAATTTCGACCGATATTTGACAATTTGGTGATGGAACTTCTGTTGAGTTCAGCAGTTGCGAGATCGCTTGTTTAACCGACACGGGACACCTTCGGGTGTTCCACTGAACGGTACAAAACGGCGAATCGCTGGAGGCTTTTACCGAGGCCTCCAGAGCAGAATCAACTTTCGGTTTTAACTTTGATTACTCCCGGTCGAGTCCTTCGGGTCTCTTCTGGTGAATCGATACAAAATTGAAGGGTTTGATCCTGGCTCAGAATGAACGTTGGCGGCATGGATTAGGCATGCAAGTCGCACGAGAAATCAATTAGCTTGCTATGAGATGGAAAGTGGCGAAAGGGAGAGTAACGGGTAGTTACATGCCCTCAGGACTAGGATAGTGTCGGGAAACTGGCAGTAATACTGGATAATATCTACGGATCAAATGGTGTGATTCCGCCTGAGGATTGGACTGCTTGCTATTAGCTTGTTGGCGGGGTAACGGCCCACCAAGGCTTTGATGGCTACCGGGTGTGAGAGCATGGCCCGGCTCACTGGGACTGAGACACTGCCCAGACATCTACGGATGGCTGCAGTCGAGAATCTTCGGCAATGGACGCAAGTCTGACCGAGCGATGCCGCGTGCGGGATGAAGGCCCTCGGGTTGTAAACCGCTGTCAATTGGGAGGAAATCTATCGGGGTTCTCTCCGGTAGTTGACCAATCTTTAGAGGAAGGACGGGCTAAGTTCGTGCCAGCAGCCGCGGTAACACGAACCGTCCAAACGTTATTCGGTATCACTGGGCTTAAAGCGTGCGTAGGCGGCTTGGAAGGTGAGAGGTGAAATCCCACGGCTCAACCGTGGAACTGCCTTTCAAACCACCAAGCTTGAGGAAGACAGGGGTGATCGGAACTTATGGTGGAGCGGTGAAATGCGTTGATATCATAGGGAACACCGGTGGCGAAAGCGGATCACTGGGTCTTTTCTGACGCTGAGGCACGAAAGCTAGGGTAGCGAACGGGATTAGATACCCCGGTAGTCCTAGCCGTAAACGATGAGCACTAGGCTGAGGAAACTTCCACATTTTCTCGGCCGTAGCGAAAGCATTAAGTGCTCCGCCTGGGGAGTATGGTCGCAAGGCTGAAACTCAAAGGAATTGACGGGGGCTCACACAAGCGGTGGAGGATGTGGCTTAATTCGAGGATACGCGAAGAACCTTATCCTAGGCTTGACATAGTTGAGAACCCTTTAGAAATAGAGGGGTGCCCTTCGGGGAGCTCTTTTACAGGTGCTGCATGGCTGTCGTCAGCTCGTGTCGTGAGATGTCGGGTTAAGTCCCTTAACGAGCGAAACCCTTGTCTCTAGTTGCCAGCGGGTAATGCCGGGGACTCTAGAGAGACTGCCGGTGTCAAACCGGAGGAAGGCGGGGATGACGTCAAGTCCTCATGGCCTTTATGCCTAGGGCTGCACACGTCCTACAATGGTACGGACAAACGGACGCAATACCGCGAGGTGGAGCAAATCCTAGAAACCGTGCCTCAGTTCGGATTGCAGGCTGCAACTCGCCTGCATGAAGCCGGAATCGCTAGTAATCGCGGGTCAGCATACCGCGGTGAATGTGTTCCTGAGCCTTGTACACACCGCCCGTCAAGCCACGAAAGTTGGGAGGGCCCGAAGTCGCCAAGCTAACCCTCGGGAGGCAGGCGCCTAAGGTCAGCTCGACAATTGGGACTAAGTCGTAACAAGGTAGCCGTAGGGGAACCTGCGGCTGGATCACCTCCTTTCTAAGGATTCTTAGAATAGGTCTGCTGTTCGAAAGAGCGTCCGGGTGACCGGGCAGATCGAATCTGTGGAAGTGGTCTCGCAACGAACCAACAGAAAAGATGCCTTCGGGCTGAATCCATCACCAAATATCAGCGAAGACCCGGCTTGGTGCGTCGCCTACCAAGCCGGGTTTTTTCGTGCGCGCTTCACACCTTTCCATAGCGTCCATCACCAATCCGGTTGCATCACCTATCTGGTTGCTCAGGGGAGTTCTAGACGCGGACCGACGTCCGCGATGCGTCCGCAATGTGATTACTTAAGTCGGATTTTTACGAACCGGCGATTCCCGAACCCTGCCCGAATTGAGGCCGCGCCTTCGCCAATCGCGTCGAACGTTGCGCAAAAAAAAATCGAACTCGCTTCGGATCTGATTTCCCAGATCTCAAAGCGGTTCGATCTTTTTCGTTTCGACGCCGCCGTCATGGACGAGCGCCGAGCCGTTTCATGATTTCCAGAAAACGGTTTATCGATTGATCAGCCCCAAGACTTCGGCGCGGGTCGCCGGATCATCGCGGAAGGCGCCTCGCATGGCGCTGGTCATGCAAAGGCTTCCGGGTTTTCGAATGCCGCGCATCGTCATACAGCTGTGGGTGGATTCGACAACCACGGCGACACCACGAGCAGACAAACGCGTTTCGATTAGGTCGGCCACCGTTTGTGTCATTCGTTCTTGGACTTGCGGGCGCCGGGCGACTTCTTCAACCACGCGTGCAAGTTTGCTTAGCCCGACAACTTTTCCGTCCGGCAGGTAAGCGATGTGAGCTTTGCCAGTGAACGGCAGAAGGTGATGTTCGCACATGCTGCAGAAGCTGATGTCGCGAACCAAAACGATTTCGTCGTAATCCTCAGTGAAAACTTTGGCCAAGTGACGGCCCGGATCGACTTTCAATCCTGCGAACATCTCCGCGTACATCCGGGCAACCCGTGCGGGGGTTTCCAGCAGGCCTTCACGATTCGGATCTTCGCCAACCGCATCCAGGATGACGCGAACGGCCGCCTCGATCCGTTTCAAATCGGCGCCGTCCCCCTTCGGTTCATTGGGATCAACGTGCATGGGAGCTTCGCGTGCCGCCAGGCAGTGCGAAGAATCATCAAAATGCCTGCCAGATGGCGTGTCGGCAACAGAGTCCATAGGGACCATTCCTTTCGATGGCAACGTCGCGACGAAGTGA
The Crateriforma spongiae DNA segment above includes these coding regions:
- a CDS encoding AEC family transporter — its product is MIADTYQIFMSVLGVFLVVALGASCRRAGWLTPNADRSLANLTAKVLLPALFFDRILSGDRIASLLDTWTPPLFGFTITVIGFLLGLGLARLLGGWMGLKDASSRSAFALGVGICNYGYIPLPLAERFYPDAMVDLILHNVGVDLALWSVGVAIISGGRGQQRHWWRSLISPPLVAVVVAMTLKRTGWVDFVPQPILLATEKLGSCSVPLGLMLSGALIIDFLKDADWGGAIRTIACAVGFRQLVMPVAILAVATFLARTVQMQQVLMLQAAMPAAIFPIVLVRLYDRDTVTSMRVILSTSIFGIVMVPFWLAVGKWWLGV
- the tatA gene encoding twin-arginine translocase TatA/TatE family subunit, with product MFDFVHQGISLAFMGMPGGSELFIILLIILVLFGGAKLPSLMRNLGRSANEFKKGMSETAEDDGEAGTDNSAEKA
- a CDS encoding Sec-independent protein translocase subunit TatA/TatB, giving the protein MFGLSPFSLILIAIIAIMLFGSDLPEVARKFGSRYREFRRSINDVQQQFREIQRETSDALKVDTSDDHRRAEVDDEEEDEPQAPRFTPPS
- the folE gene encoding GTP cyclohydrolase I FolE — protein: MHVDPNEPKGDGADLKRIEAAVRVILDAVGEDPNREGLLETPARVARMYAEMFAGLKVDPGRHLAKVFTEDYDEIVLVRDISFCSMCEHHLLPFTGKAHIAYLPDGKVVGLSKLARVVEEVARRPQVQERMTQTVADLIETRLSARGVAVVVESTHSCMTMRGIRKPGSLCMTSAMRGAFRDDPATRAEVLGLINR